The nucleotide window GATCTGTTGATGCAAAAAAATATCCCAAGTGTTACAGGATTCCTAAATACTTTCGCAAATATCGGTGAAACAAAATCCCAAGGGATCGACCTCACTTTAAATACTGTTAATATTAGAACTGATGATTTTGAATGGTCATCCGCGTTTAATGCAACATATCAAGACAATGAAATTGTATCCTTGGCAAATGGCAAGGAAGATGATTTGGTAAACCAATGGTTTATAGGGGAATCTCAAGATGTAATTTACGGCTTCGAGTCAGCAGGAATTTGGCAAGAATCAGATGCTGCTGAAATGGCGTTATTTAACGCCAATGGACATACATTTACCGCCGGTAATGCGCGACCTGTTGATCAAAACGGTGATTATATAATAGACGCAAATAACGACCGTGTTATTATCGGAAGTGAGATCCCAAAATACATTCTTGGTCTTACAAATAATTTTAGTTATAAGAACATTGAGTTGTCCATTTTTGTTTATGGCCGCATGGGTTATAAATATAATGCCGGAGGTGAAGGCTTAGTTGGTCGATATAATCAAAGAAGAGTGGATTATTACACTGCAGCTGATACCAATTCGGATTATCAAAAACCAATTTATTCTGCAGGTTTTGGCGACCAATATTTCGCAACACTTGGTTATGAAAATGGTTCATTTTTAAAGATACGTAACATAACATTGGCCTACAATTTCTCGGAAAAATTGACTAATAGTTTGGGTATGTCAAGATTTCGTGTTTATGTTCAAGCGCTTAATCCAGGGTTTGTATTTAACAAGGTGCCATGGATTGATTTAGATGTTAGATACCATGCTTCTAACAGAGGATTTGTAACTGGTCTAAATGTTCAATTTTAAACTATGAAATTTAAAAATATGTATTCTATGAAAAACTATATAAAATTATCCACGAAACTATTGATGACTATGTTATTGATAATGTTTGTGGGTTCATGTGACGAAGAGAGCTTCTTGGAAGAGACTTTGGAAACAGAAAGAAGCTCGGATTTTTTCAATACCGAGCAGGGTATCCAGGAGTTAGCAATTGGGGCATACTACCGTGTTTTTGCCAATTCCTTTAGAACGGAATATCAATTTGGAACCACTCAATATGGAACAGATGAGTTCCACGTTGGAGGTGATGATACTAATAGTCCTTGGAATAATTATGACAGCAGGTTTGGATCCATTATTGTTTCTCCAAGAACCAATGCTCAAGAAATGTGGGATGATAAATATGTTGGAATTGGATTGGCAAATCAATTAATCGAATCTGCTACAAATATTAATTCTGATAATCCCGAAATTAAAAACATTGCTTTAGGTGAAGGTTATTTTTTAAGGGCTTATAACTATTTGTTTTTAGTAAGTCAATATGGTGGAGTTCCTTTAAAGCTTGAACCTAGCACCACGGTGGAGTTAGAGTTTACAAGAGCAACAGCCGAGGAAGTTTTAGCGCAGGTAATTGATGATTTCACGCAGGCCTATAACTTATTAGATAACTCAGTACAACATCCACATAGAATCAGTAAAGATGCTGCTGCCCATTATTTAGCTAAAGCATATTTAACAAGAGCAAGTGAAATTAATGATGATTGGAATTCAGCCACAAAAGATACTGACTTGAGTAGAGTGGTTTCTTTGGCTGATGAAGTAATTGCAAATCACCCCCTTGCTGCAAATTTTCAGGATTTATGGGCATATACCCAACCTGATGGTGCCAATGAGTACCTTCCAGAATTAATTCTTTCTGCTTCTTTTGGAAGAGATGCTGCCCTAGAGACGTTTAATATGAGTCACGTATTTTTCACTGCACGATACGACGATCTACCAATGATGAAACGTGATCTTACAGGTATGCGCCCATATAGCCGTATGGCTGCTACTTATTTTACTTACGGTGTTTATGACCTTGTCGATGATTCCCGTTTTTGGAAATCATTCAGAACGAAGCACCGTGTTAATAGAGGTGGCGAATATGGTGGTGTAACTTATGTTCCAGGAGTTGACTTAGGTATCATGTATATCATTAACTCCCCAGATGATAATCGTTTTTCCAATACCATAAACAACAATAATCCAAGTATTTTATATAATGGAAAAACGATACCTCATGTTTTTGTAGCACATGCATCTGACGATATAACTTTACTTAATAACCCTAGGTTTCCATCCCTTTCAAAACATTTTGAATCTGATAGAACCGCCATTAATGATAACCGTGGTATGAGAGATGAGTTCTTGGCCAGATCAGCTGAGACTTATTTATTGGCAGCTGAGGCTAAGGTCCGTCAAGGTTTATATTCTGAGGCATTAACTTATATTAATGCCGTGCGTAATAGGGCTACTTGGAAAGGTGGTGAGGATCGCGCCTATTATATAGATGGGGCTGAGTCCTACCCAACTTCCGATTTTTCGCAGCCATTTTCAGACAATTCTTATATGAACGAAAATTCATATTACGAATCTAACAACATTGCTGTTACAACTGCCTCCACAGATTTAACCATAACAGGAACGTCACCACTTCC belongs to Aegicerativicinus sediminis and includes:
- a CDS encoding RagB/SusD family nutrient uptake outer membrane protein translates to MKNYIKLSTKLLMTMLLIMFVGSCDEESFLEETLETERSSDFFNTEQGIQELAIGAYYRVFANSFRTEYQFGTTQYGTDEFHVGGDDTNSPWNNYDSRFGSIIVSPRTNAQEMWDDKYVGIGLANQLIESATNINSDNPEIKNIALGEGYFLRAYNYLFLVSQYGGVPLKLEPSTTVELEFTRATAEEVLAQVIDDFTQAYNLLDNSVQHPHRISKDAAAHYLAKAYLTRASEINDDWNSATKDTDLSRVVSLADEVIANHPLAANFQDLWAYTQPDGANEYLPELILSASFGRDAALETFNMSHVFFTARYDDLPMMKRDLTGMRPYSRMAATYFTYGVYDLVDDSRFWKSFRTKHRVNRGGEYGGVTYVPGVDLGIMYIINSPDDNRFSNTINNNNPSILYNGKTIPHVFVAHASDDITLLNNPRFPSLSKHFESDRTAINDNRGMRDEFLARSAETYLLAAEAKVRQGLYSEALTYINAVRNRATWKGGEDRAYYIDGAESYPTSDFSQPFSDNSYMNENSYYESNNIAVTTASTDLTITGTSPLPAEDEAIIAELGYASEYERMLCLVLNERTRELVGEWHRWADLSRTKTLIERVRAYNPEAAPNIQEHHLLRPIPQSFLDAIYKDGKPLTAQEKQAMQNPGY